One Ignavibacterium album JCM 16511 genomic region harbors:
- a CDS encoding RNA polymerase sigma factor → MQEQNNDFELIKKFLDGDESAFNRLVLKYQEKIYLLARRMTGNHLDADEVVQEVLMVLYKKLNTFEFKSSFYTWLYRITMTRSLNYIKRRSLKEFLPLSGLKNKMNQDYDPLLSVENKEKVFKLEKMLQKIPAKQREVFILRNFEQLDYEEIGKITGTSVGALKANYFHALNKIKELMKDYENQ, encoded by the coding sequence ATGCAGGAACAGAATAACGATTTTGAACTGATAAAAAAGTTTCTTGATGGAGATGAATCTGCATTCAACAGATTAGTTCTTAAATATCAGGAAAAAATCTATCTACTTGCCCGTAGGATGACAGGCAATCATCTTGATGCAGATGAAGTTGTTCAGGAAGTCTTGATGGTTCTTTACAAAAAGCTTAATACTTTTGAATTTAAGTCTTCTTTTTATACCTGGCTTTATCGTATTACTATGACAAGAAGTCTTAATTATATAAAAAGAAGAAGTCTGAAAGAATTTTTACCGCTTAGCGGATTGAAGAATAAAATGAATCAGGATTATGACCCGTTACTTTCAGTTGAGAATAAAGAGAAAGTCTTTAAGCTTGAAAAAATGTTACAGAAGATTCCTGCAAAGCAGCGGGAAGTATTTATTCTTAGAAACTTTGAGCAATTGGATTATGAAGAAATAGGTAAAATTACGGGAACATCAGTTGGTGCATTAAAAGCAAATTATTTTCATGCATTAAATAAAATAAAAGAATTGATGAAAGATTATGAGAACCAATAA
- a CDS encoding tetratricopeptide repeat protein has translation MLKKIFQSILLVSLFVSFNTFAQEMKPEAGKLYNEGNSLLKAGNYNGAVEKYNQALNIEKDYRIYYQKGVALKKADKLDDARIAFEECLKLSPNNEAALNALGGTYFSMGDYNKAIETFEKVLAVSKSNSIKDKVKKNMSLAYTKLGNQAMSSGNANKAVEYLNKAVELDKYDAAYLLLAQLYQELGQYDNSIKAAEDALKYRSKINKGGAYYYMGLSYKGKGDMAKAKEMFNQAKGDPSYRANAEYQLGLMK, from the coding sequence ATGTTAAAAAAAATCTTTCAATCCATCTTGCTTGTTTCCCTTTTTGTATCTTTCAATACATTTGCTCAGGAAATGAAACCCGAAGCCGGGAAACTTTATAACGAAGGTAATTCATTACTAAAAGCCGGTAACTATAACGGTGCTGTTGAAAAATACAATCAGGCACTAAATATAGAGAAAGATTACCGGATTTATTATCAGAAAGGCGTTGCATTAAAGAAAGCCGACAAACTCGATGATGCAAGAATCGCTTTTGAAGAATGTCTGAAACTTAGCCCGAATAACGAAGCTGCACTGAATGCTTTAGGTGGAACTTATTTCTCAATGGGAGATTATAATAAAGCAATTGAAACTTTCGAAAAAGTTTTAGCCGTTTCGAAAAGTAATTCAATAAAAGATAAAGTAAAGAAAAATATGTCGCTTGCCTATACCAAATTAGGAAATCAGGCAATGAGCTCAGGTAATGCAAACAAAGCAGTTGAATATCTAAACAAAGCTGTTGAACTTGATAAATATGATGCTGCTTATCTTCTGCTTGCACAACTTTATCAGGAATTAGGCCAATACGACAACTCTATTAAAGCTGCTGAAGATGCTCTTAAATATCGCTCTAAGATTAATAAAGGCGGAGCATATTATTATATGGGACTCTCGTATAAGGGCAAAGGCGATATGGCCAAAGCCAAAGAGATGTTCAACCAGGCAAAAGGCGATCCAAGTTACCGTGCTAATGCGGAATACCAGCTTGGTTTGATGAAGTAA
- a CDS encoding carboxymuconolactone decarboxylase family protein, producing the protein MFALSPELFIIDINISTNQMNYLEILSLISASAAVKNLEKFDYFVRFALQKRISKIKIYEALLQNYLFCGFPNALFFLKRFNHLTGYKPRKISSVNTNSLKEKGIKTSQKIYGDKLEKLIFNVKKFSPELSEWLIIEGYGKVLSRVALSIKEREACIISVLSVQKFEEQLTSHLYGGLKNGLTVKLIKKLIANLSEIDCDSEKEFGLIVLNKISKRKK; encoded by the coding sequence TTGTTTGCACTTTCACCAGAATTATTTATTATAGATATTAACATTAGTACCAACCAAATGAATTACCTGGAAATACTTTCACTCATTTCAGCTTCAGCTGCCGTAAAGAACTTAGAGAAATTCGATTACTTTGTCCGATTTGCTCTGCAAAAAAGAATTTCAAAAATCAAGATATATGAAGCACTGCTTCAAAATTATCTGTTCTGTGGTTTCCCAAATGCATTGTTTTTTCTGAAAAGGTTTAATCATCTGACGGGATATAAACCTAGAAAAATCTCCTCTGTGAATACCAATAGTTTAAAAGAAAAGGGAATTAAAACAAGCCAAAAGATTTATGGAGATAAACTGGAAAAGCTTATTTTCAATGTGAAAAAATTCTCACCCGAACTTTCAGAGTGGTTGATAATTGAAGGATATGGGAAAGTACTCAGTCGTGTTGCACTTAGTATTAAGGAGAGAGAAGCGTGCATCATTTCGGTTTTGTCAGTTCAGAAGTTTGAAGAGCAACTCACATCTCATTTGTATGGCGGATTAAAAAACGGATTAACAGTTAAACTGATTAAAAAATTAATCGCCAATCTTTCAGAGATTGATTGCGATAGTGAAAAAGAATTCGGGCTGATTGTTCTGAATAAAATCAGTAAAAGAAAAAAATAA
- a CDS encoding integron integrase: MHGIRQNIFSATVLPQQKQVKQKLLDQVRNELRVNHYSKKTEEAYIGWIKRFILFHNKRHPIDMGAGEIKSFVDNLVTNYLVSSATQNQALQGILFLYKNILKKDVGWIENIKRSTRVKHLPVVLSKREVAKVFDNLEGTNKLIVSLLYGSGLRLSEALKLRIKDIDFDYKQILVRDGKGEKDRHTILPDSVIPELKKHLNNVYKQHKGDLAKGKGETILPYALSKKYPNAAKEFGWQYVFPADKFIKDKDSGLVTRWHIHESTVQRAVKDAVKKSGITKPASPHTFRHSFATHLLENGYDIRTIQELLGHSSVKTTMIYTHVLNRGLGVKSPLD; this comes from the coding sequence TTGCACGGGATAAGACAAAATATTTTTTCCGCTACCGTACTTCCACAACAAAAACAAGTTAAACAAAAATTACTTGATCAGGTAAGGAATGAATTGAGGGTAAATCACTACAGCAAAAAGACAGAAGAAGCCTACATTGGCTGGATAAAAAGATTTATCTTATTCCACAATAAGCGTCATCCAATAGATATGGGCGCTGGAGAAATTAAGTCATTCGTTGATAATCTTGTAACTAATTATCTTGTTTCTTCTGCTACGCAGAACCAGGCATTGCAGGGAATTTTATTTCTTTACAAAAACATTCTAAAAAAAGATGTTGGCTGGATTGAAAATATTAAACGGTCAACTAGAGTAAAACACCTGCCTGTTGTTTTATCCAAAAGAGAAGTTGCTAAAGTATTTGATAATCTTGAAGGAACAAATAAACTAATTGTTTCATTACTTTATGGCAGTGGTTTAAGATTATCCGAAGCATTAAAGCTAAGGATAAAGGATATTGATTTCGATTATAAGCAAATATTAGTCAGGGATGGTAAAGGTGAGAAAGACAGACACACAATTCTTCCCGATTCTGTAATTCCGGAACTAAAGAAACACTTAAATAATGTTTATAAACAACATAAAGGTGATTTAGCCAAAGGCAAAGGTGAAACTATTTTACCGTATGCATTAAGCAAGAAATATCCTAATGCAGCAAAGGAATTTGGTTGGCAATATGTTTTCCCGGCAGATAAATTTATAAAAGATAAAGATAGTGGTTTAGTAACCAGATGGCATATTCACGAAAGTACCGTACAGCGTGCAGTAAAAGATGCTGTTAAAAAGAGTGGTATAACGAAACCAGCAAGTCCACATACCTTCCGACATTCATTTGCCACACATTTACTCGAAAATGGTTATGATATCAGAACGATTCAGGAATTGCTTGGCCACAGTTCAGTTAAAACGACGATGATTTACACCCATGTTTTAAACAGAGGATTAGGAGTTAAAAGTCCATTAGACTGA
- a CDS encoding FG-GAP repeat domain-containing protein, which produces MRLKFVCCLLFVVSGFLFSQNRSETREEKLEQLTKRTDIKVTEVEKDILRLEYPSGKVLYKNIGDYVPINERNITYSPTFDSTIIDLTTIDTSLYYQKYSFWQEVPISNLDFDYLRISDVNNNDKLELYGPRKFFTTPINEVEPVTVYELNNSEIFYEIFQYDTVVHIQNIYDVNRDGKEEVHFTPSILTPNEQRFYSKPTDTSLATNLDFVFNPDLPYQLDDPTLGNFDGDQQTDLVFDKASNVYIFEYNHIINNFDSVYHFQVPDPIDLGIGGYSVGDFDLDGKTDIVFSTVRGKVFVIENEGNNQYNDVWQGSVESNNAYVHTWTNDIDRNGKPEFWVLADAYYNGIGTTRITIFETNGDNSYQAVGRIDLVGIMSFYAGNMQAIDIDNDGTEEIAVCIDDNFIILEFNGRENHHTYEVYYIKQNELITEEEYQIYYGSTMNDLQNNGEYEILISIRHFKELEPNYFRARDVTKIYRTDSTTSINGDEIKPIRLKILQNYPNPFNPSTTVKFELNQMSIVSIKVFNILGKEVTTLLNKELSPGIYTINWEAKDSNGQLLPSGVYLIKLSANNETGNYTRTIKSLLLK; this is translated from the coding sequence ATGAGATTAAAATTTGTTTGTTGTTTGTTGTTTGTTGTAAGTGGTTTTCTTTTTTCACAGAACAGGTCTGAAACAAGAGAAGAAAAACTTGAGCAGTTAACTAAAAGAACCGATATAAAGGTTACAGAAGTAGAAAAGGATATTCTCAGGTTAGAATATCCTAGTGGTAAAGTGCTGTATAAAAATATCGGCGATTATGTCCCCATTAATGAAAGAAACATAACCTATTCCCCAACCTTTGACAGCACAATAATAGACCTTACAACTATTGATACATCTCTTTATTACCAAAAATACAGCTTCTGGCAGGAAGTGCCTATAAGTAACCTGGACTTTGATTATTTAAGGATTAGCGATGTTAACAATAATGATAAGCTAGAACTTTACGGACCAAGAAAATTCTTTACAACACCTATAAATGAAGTTGAACCTGTAACAGTTTATGAATTAAATAATTCAGAAATATTTTATGAGATATTTCAATACGATACTGTTGTACACATTCAAAATATTTATGATGTTAATCGCGACGGAAAAGAGGAAGTTCATTTTACACCCTCCATTTTGACACCAAATGAACAGCGATTCTACTCAAAACCTACTGACACATCTTTAGCAACGAACTTAGATTTTGTATTCAATCCAGATCTGCCATATCAACTCGATGATCCAACTTTGGGAAATTTTGATGGAGATCAGCAAACTGATTTAGTATTTGACAAAGCATCAAATGTTTACATTTTTGAATATAATCACATTATCAACAACTTCGATTCTGTTTATCACTTTCAAGTGCCTGATCCTATTGATCTCGGTATAGGCGGTTATTCTGTTGGAGATTTTGACCTTGATGGAAAAACAGATATTGTATTCAGCACTGTTAGAGGAAAAGTTTTTGTGATAGAGAATGAAGGTAATAACCAATATAACGATGTTTGGCAGGGAAGCGTTGAAAGCAATAATGCTTATGTACATACCTGGACAAATGACATAGATAGAAACGGAAAGCCGGAGTTCTGGGTTTTAGCAGATGCTTATTATAACGGAATAGGTACAACACGGATAACAATCTTTGAAACAAATGGCGACAACAGTTATCAGGCAGTAGGAAGGATTGATCTTGTTGGAATAATGTCATTCTATGCAGGCAATATGCAGGCAATTGATATTGATAATGATGGAACTGAGGAAATTGCTGTATGCATTGACGACAATTTTATAATACTCGAATTCAATGGAAGAGAGAATCATCATACTTATGAGGTGTATTACATTAAGCAAAATGAGCTTATTACTGAAGAAGAATACCAAATTTATTATGGTTCAACCATGAATGATTTGCAAAACAATGGTGAATATGAAATTCTTATTTCAATTCGTCATTTTAAGGAACTCGAACCAAATTATTTCAGAGCTAGGGATGTTACAAAAATATATAGAACTGATAGTACAACAAGTATTAATGGTGATGAAATTAAACCGATAAGGTTAAAGATTCTTCAAAATTACCCGAACCCTTTTAATCCATCAACTACAGTTAAATTTGAATTAAATCAAATGAGTATTGTCTCTATAAAGGTATTCAATATATTAGGGAAAGAAGTAACTACACTGTTAAACAAAGAATTATCTCCCGGCATTTATACAATTAACTGGGAAGCAAAAGACAGCAATGGACAGTTGTTGCCTTCAGGTGTGTATTTAATAAAACTATCTGCAAATAATGAAACAGGTAATTATACACGTACTATTAAATCATTGTTACTTAAATAG
- a CDS encoding T9SS type A sorting domain-containing protein, protein MFYAKYVNGVPIRNDLLYRTRSVSGTTWSSPTTLATSIEESGNAFNLTKTTNDNIHLVVYPQYVDPNFGLAYRTYNGSSWTSPILLDTDPSYGRNVGFTSVSNDLFLTLMRGSDNYLRYKQNNQVPLAPTGLAISKSANNHPYLQWPANAEPDIYQYVVEKYAGEFGWVALTQTANRYYEDVTESYCTAVPPAQCEAGHWVYYRLKAVDLQSLVSNPSGSVGTYVLGGIPYKIGGEGENQKTPEKYTLTQNYPNPFNPSTTIDFSIKENSNVTLKIYDMLGKEVALLVNERKEPGKYSVTFNASELPSGIYVYRLDANDFTATKKLMLVK, encoded by the coding sequence ATGTTTTATGCTAAATATGTAAATGGTGTTCCAATTCGTAATGATTTATTGTATAGAACAAGAAGCGTTTCAGGTACAACCTGGTCAAGCCCGACTACTCTTGCAACTTCAATTGAGGAATCTGGAAATGCATTTAATCTTACCAAGACAACAAACGATAATATCCATCTTGTTGTCTATCCGCAATATGTTGATCCTAACTTCGGTTTGGCATATAGAACTTATAACGGTTCAAGCTGGACGAGTCCAATTCTTCTTGATACTGATCCGAGTTATGGGAGAAATGTTGGATTTACCAGCGTATCGAATGACTTGTTCCTTACTTTGATGAGAGGCAGCGATAATTATTTGAGGTATAAACAAAATAATCAAGTACCTCTTGCACCGACAGGCTTGGCAATTAGCAAAAGTGCAAATAACCATCCGTATTTGCAATGGCCGGCAAATGCTGAACCAGATATATATCAATATGTGGTTGAAAAGTATGCAGGTGAATTTGGTTGGGTTGCGCTTACTCAAACAGCTAACCGCTATTATGAAGATGTAACAGAAAGTTATTGTACTGCTGTTCCACCTGCACAATGCGAAGCTGGTCATTGGGTTTATTACAGATTAAAAGCGGTTGATTTACAATCTCTGGTTTCAAATCCTTCAGGAAGTGTTGGTACGTACGTACTAGGTGGAATACCGTATAAAATTGGTGGAGAGGGTGAAAATCAGAAAACCCCGGAGAAATATACTTTAACTCAAAATTATCCTAATCCATTTAATCCATCAACTACAATTGATTTTTCTATTAAAGAAAATTCTAACGTAACATTAAAAATATACGATATGCTTGGTAAAGAAGTTGCATTACTTGTCAACGAAAGAAAAGAACCGGGTAAATACTCTGTAACATTTAATGCTTCAGAATTACCATCAGGGATTTATGTATATAGATTAGATGCAAATGATTTTACAGCTACGAAAAAATTAATGCTGGTTAAATAA
- a CDS encoding DUF4352 domain-containing protein produces MFRFKLLEFVIILSSIFLFACQEKTNKNESNNKPVVIDTALIKSVQVEDTKKPEPPLSYLLEYKGKYEFESKLLNNEPLKSRLKKAIGANYNYFMECCNVQSPIKIENGIVFIEGCQAHNCPGVFYVVYIDINSDKIFAGLYDNGTVSLYREGNETYPNWLLNWKDENEKEYDKYNTETSTYSERNVENFKIGDEVHVGNFVYLVRKIEFTKTVENTFTEQKADGIYLIVYLAVLNKSRESRTLSNSMFKVFDSDGYEYETSQNAITILVLNDQDKVFLFKDIPPKIPKEIIMPFEVPNSNDIYTLQVSGGFWTGETAKINLQN; encoded by the coding sequence ATGTTTCGTTTTAAATTATTAGAATTCGTAATTATACTTTCTTCTATTTTTTTATTTGCTTGCCAAGAAAAAACTAATAAAAATGAATCAAATAATAAACCAGTTGTGATAGACACTGCATTAATTAAAAGTGTCCAAGTTGAAGATACAAAAAAGCCCGAGCCACCTTTAAGTTACCTTTTGGAATATAAAGGGAAATATGAATTTGAAAGTAAGTTATTAAATAATGAACCACTTAAATCAAGATTAAAAAAGGCAATCGGTGCCAATTACAATTATTTTATGGAATGTTGTAATGTGCAATCACCTATCAAAATTGAAAATGGTATTGTTTTTATAGAAGGTTGCCAAGCGCATAATTGCCCTGGTGTATTTTATGTTGTTTATATAGATATAAATTCCGACAAAATATTTGCTGGTTTATATGATAATGGGACAGTCAGCTTATATCGTGAAGGTAATGAAACTTATCCTAATTGGCTGTTAAACTGGAAAGATGAAAATGAAAAGGAATATGATAAATATAATACTGAAACATCAACGTATTCCGAGAGAAATGTTGAGAACTTCAAAATTGGTGATGAAGTACACGTAGGTAACTTTGTATACCTCGTAAGAAAAATAGAATTTACAAAAACCGTTGAAAATACATTCACTGAACAGAAGGCAGATGGCATTTATTTAATAGTATATTTAGCTGTTCTTAATAAATCACGTGAATCACGTACTTTATCCAATTCTATGTTTAAAGTGTTTGATTCGGATGGTTATGAATATGAAACATCTCAGAATGCTATTACAATATTAGTTCTTAATGATCAAGATAAAGTTTTTCTATTTAAAGATATTCCCCCTAAGATTCCTAAAGAAATTATTATGCCTTTTGAAGTTCCAAATTCAAATGACATATATACTTTACAAGTTTCTGGTGGCTTTTGGACTGGTGAAACGGCAAAAATCAATTTACAAAATTAG